From Deltaproteobacteria bacterium:
ATGCCGAGCTTGCTCTTGGGGAGGTCCTTTATGTGGCCCACGGAGGCGAGCACGTTGAAGTCCTTGCCGAGGAACTTGTTTATGGTCTTGGCCTTTGCCGGCGATTCTACTATGACAAGCGATTTTCCCATCTCTCTATTCTTTCCTTAGATTCCCTTCTCAAGGTTTCACGACACAGCCCTTCCGGCTGCATGTCTTTCAAAAAATAATCCTTTCAGGGGAAGTGTGACGCGGTCTGCCCTGGCTTCGTGCCTGCGGGTTTCAAGCGGCCTGAAGGCCGAGTTTATTATAACATAATTCAGGGCCGATGCATGGGCAATCGCAAAAACCCGGTTATACCCTCCGGAGAAAGCACTTCCCCGGCTTCTGCTCGATAAAGCCCTTGAGCTCCATCTGGAGTAGAAGGGTGGAGGCCCTTGCAGCCGTAAGCCCGGTAGCATGGAGGATGCTGTCTATGTGCTCCGGCCCCTCTTTGAGAGCCTTTAATATCAGCATCTCTTCCCCTTCGAGCTGGACCGGCTTCTCCCCCGATTTCTCTTCAACTCTCGCGGGGCTTATGGAAAGCGCCCCTGCTATATCGGCGGCGCTCTCCACGAGCCCGGCGCCGTCCTTTATGAGCTTGTTTGTGCCGCTGCTCCTTAAGGAAGTCACCTGGCCGGGGACGGCGAAGACCTCCCTCCCGTACTCGAGCGCAAGCCTCGCGGTCATGAGGGAGCCGCTCCTTACTGGCGCCTCCACCACGACCAGCCCCCTTGAAAGCCCGCTGATAATCCTGTTCCGCCTCGGGAAGTTCTGCTTAAGGGGCGGGGTGGACATGGGGTACTCGGATATGAGGGTCCCCTTTTCGGCTATCTCATCGTAAAGCTTCCTCGACTCCCCCGGATATACCAGGTCCACGCCCGTGCCCAGGACCGCCGCGGTGAACCCGCCCGCCGAGATTGCTCCCTTGTGCGCGGCCGAATCGCAGCCCCTTGCCATTCCGCTGACTATCAATGCTCCCATGTTCGCGAGCCC
This genomic window contains:
- the dprA gene encoding DNA-processing protein DprA, translated to MGKDRLVYWLALSLLKGIERFNIADLLERFGSPEGVFSSERSSLESYSPGLARAIRDFGSWDRAEMELLLASKHGGRVVPYGSPGYPSALASMYDPPCLLYMKGLEWRDDLPAVGIVGTRRPTHYGLRMAEALASGLANMGALIVSGMARGCDSAAHKGAISAGGFTAAVLGTGVDLVYPGESRKLYDEIAEKGTLISEYPMSTPPLKQNFPRRNRIISGLSRGLVVVEAPVRSGSLMTARLALEYGREVFAVPGQVTSLRSSGTNKLIKDGAGLVESAADIAGALSISPARVEEKSGEKPVQLEGEEMLILKALKEGPEHIDSILHATGLTAARASTLLLQMELKGFIEQKPGKCFLRRV